One stretch of Microcebus murinus isolate Inina chromosome 12, M.murinus_Inina_mat1.0, whole genome shotgun sequence DNA includes these proteins:
- the ENDOG gene encoding endonuclease G, mitochondrial — MRALRLGLSLALGAGLGAAAERWRRRRADAQAAPGLLGRLPVLPVAAAAAELPAVPGGPAGRGPGELAKYGLPGLAQLKSRESYVLCYDPRTRGALWVVEQLRPERLRGDGDRRSCDFREDDSVHAYHRATNADYRGSGFDRGHLAAAANHRWSQKAMDDTFYLSNVAPQVPHLNQNAWNNLEKYSRSLTRSYQNVYVCTGPLFLPRTEADGKSYVKYQVIGKNHVAVPTHFFKVLILEAAGGQIELRSYVMPNAPVDEAIPLERFLVPIESIERASGLLFVPNILARAGSLKAITAGSK; from the exons ATGCGGGCGCTGCGGCTCGGCCTGAGCCTGGCGCTGGGCGCGGGGCTGGGCGCGGCAGCCGAgcgctggcggcggcggcgggcggacGCGCAGGCGGCGCCGGGGCTGCTGGGCCGGCTGCCCGTGCTgcccgtggcggcggcggcggccgagcTGCCGGCTGTGCCCGGGGGACCGGCAGGCCGCGGCCCGGGCGAGCTGGCCAAGTACGGGCTGCCCGGGCTGGCGCAGCTCAAGAGCCGAGAGTCGTACGTGCTGTGCTACGACCCGCGCACCCGCGGCGCGCTCTGGGTGGTCGAGCAGCTGCGGCCCGAGCGGCTCCGCGGCGACGGCGACCGCCGCTCGTGCGACTTCCGCGAGGACGACTCGGTGCATGCGTACCACCGCGCCACCAACGCCGACTACCGCGGCAGCGGCTTCGACCGCGGCCacctcgccgccgccgccaacCACCGCTGGAGCCAGAAGGCCATGGACGACACCTTCTACCTGAGCAACGTCGCGCCCCAG GTGCCCCATCTCAACCAGAATGCCTGGAACAACCTGGAGAAGTACAGCCGCAGCCTGACCCGCAGCTACCAAAACGTCTATGTGTGCACAGGGCCGCTGTTCCTGCCCAG GACGGAGGCTGATGGGAAATCCTATGTGAAGTACCAGGTAATTGGCAAGAACCACGTGGCAGTGCCCACACACTTCTTCAAGGTGTTGATCCTGGAGGCGGCAGGTGGGCAGATCGAGCTCCGCTCCTACGTGATGCCCAATGCGCCTGTGGACGAGGCCATCCCACTGGAGCGCTTCTTGGTGCCCATCGAGAGCATCGAGCGGGCCTCCGGGCTGCTCTTCGTGCCAAATATCCTGGCGAGGGCAGGCAGCCTCAAGGCCATCACTGCCGGCAGCAAGTGA
- the SPOUT1 gene encoding 28S rRNA (uridine-N(3))-methyltransferase yields the protein MAEPARKRPCGPGEHGQRVEWRKWKQQKKEEKKKWKDLKLTKKLERQRAQEEQAKRQEEEEAAAQREDRGRPYTLTVALPGSILDNAQSPELRTYLAGQIARACAIFCVDEIVVFDEEGQDAKTVEGEFTGVGKKGKACVQLARILQYLECPQYLRKAFFPKHQDLQFAGLLNPLDSPHHMRQDEESEFREGIVVDRPTRLGHGSFVNCGMKKEVKIDKNLEPGLRVTVRLNQKQLPGCKTYRGKVVSSQDPRTKAGLYWGYTVRLASCLSAVFAEAPFQDGYDLTIGTSERGSDVASAQLPSFRHVLVVFGGLQGLEAAVDADPNLEVAEPSVLFDLYVNTCPSQGSRTIRTEEAILISLAALQPGLTLAGTRPT from the exons GGTGAACATGGCCAAAGGGTTGAGTGGCGAAAATGGAAGCAACAGA agaaagaggagaaaaagaaatggaaggatcTCAAGTTGACGAAAAAACTGGAGCGGCAGCGGGCACAAGAGGAGCAGGCAAAgcgccaggaggaggaggaggcagctgcaCAAAGGGAGGACAGAG GGCGGCCGTACACCCTGACCGTGGCCCTGCCAGGCTCCATCCTGGACAACGCCCAGTCGCCTGAGCTTCGCACCTACCTGGCTGGCCAGATCGCCAGAGCCTGTGCCATCTTCTGCGTGGATGAGATTGTGGTGTTCGATGAGGAGGGCCAGGATGCCAA GACTGTGGAGGGGGAGTTCACGGGAGTCGGCAAGAAGGGGAAGGCATGTGTACAGCTGGCCCGGATCCTGCAGTACCTGGAGTGTCCACA GTACCTGAGAAAGGCGTTCTTCCCCAAGCACCAGGATCTACAGTTTGCAG GGCTCCTGAATCCCCTGGACAGCCCTCACCACATGCGTCAGGATGAGGAATCCGAGTTCCGAGAGGGCATCGTGGTGGACCGACCCACCCGGCTGGGCCACGGCTCCTTTGTCAACTGTGGCATGAAGAAG GAGGTGAAGATTGACAAGAACCTGGAGCCTGGACTTAGGGTGACTGTGCGACTAAACCAGAAACAGCTCCCAG GATGCAAGACCTACCGAGGCAAAGTTGTGTCATCACAGGACCCCCGCACGAAAGCGGGTCTCTACTGGGGCTACACCGTCCGActggcctcctgcctca GTGCTGTGTTTGCTGAGGCCCCCTTCCAGGACGGCTACGACCTGACCATCGGGACGTCAGAGCGAGGCTCGGACGTGGCCTCTGCCCAGCTGCCCAGCTTCAG GCATGTGCTCGTGGTGTTTGGGGGCCTCCAGGGGCTGGAAGCTGCAGTGGATGCGGACCCCAACCTGGAGGTAGCTGAACCCAGCGTCCTCTTCGACCTCTACGTCAACACCTGCCCCAGCCAGGGCAGCCGCACCATCCGCACGGAG GAAGCCATCCTCATCTCCCTGGCcgccctgcagcctggcctcaCCCTGGCGGGCACCCGGCCCACCTGA